One window of Candidatus Microthrix subdominans genomic DNA carries:
- a CDS encoding glutaminyl-peptide cyclotransferase: MLVAIGVVLVGLLAAAVWVRAGRETGPAAQGGLRPVVERRLPHDPEAFTQGLEVVDGEVIESTGLYGESSVRRWDLDTGRTVDQVDVPQEFFAEGVTALPDGRLVQLTWKEGTAFVRNPDTLAEVGRFDYEGEGWGICMDEPNDRLVMSDGSATLTFRDPDTFAVEGSVDVIDDGGAPVSELNELECVDGRVWANVWQTDTIVVIDPVDGSLDATVDASGLLTEDERAEADVLNGIAALPDGSFLLTGKLWPAAFVVNFEPIEGDR, translated from the coding sequence GTGCTGGTGGCCATCGGCGTGGTGCTCGTCGGGCTGTTGGCGGCGGCCGTGTGGGTGCGGGCCGGTCGGGAGACCGGACCGGCCGCTCAGGGAGGGCTTCGGCCGGTCGTCGAGCGGCGCCTGCCCCACGATCCGGAGGCGTTCACCCAGGGCCTCGAGGTGGTCGATGGCGAAGTCATCGAGTCCACCGGGCTCTACGGTGAGTCGAGCGTGCGCCGCTGGGACCTCGACACCGGGCGAACGGTCGACCAGGTCGATGTCCCGCAGGAGTTCTTCGCCGAAGGGGTGACCGCGCTGCCCGACGGCCGCCTGGTGCAGCTCACCTGGAAGGAAGGTACGGCGTTCGTGCGTAACCCCGACACGTTGGCCGAGGTCGGCCGTTTCGACTACGAGGGGGAGGGGTGGGGGATCTGCATGGACGAACCAAACGACCGCCTGGTGATGAGCGATGGCTCGGCCACGCTGACCTTCCGAGACCCGGACACCTTCGCTGTGGAGGGTTCGGTCGACGTGATCGATGACGGGGGGGCGCCGGTCAGCGAGCTGAACGAGCTGGAGTGCGTCGACGGCAGGGTGTGGGCCAACGTCTGGCAGACCGACACGATCGTGGTGATCGACCCGGTTGACGGCTCGCTCGATGCCACCGTCGATGCGTCGGGTCTACTCACCGAGGACGAGCGAGCCGAGGCGGATGTGCTCAACGGCATCGCAGCGCTGCCCGACGGGTCATTCCTCCTCACCGGCAAGCTGTGGCCGGCGGCGTTCGTCGTCAACTTCGAGCCTATCGAGGGGGACCGGTGA
- a CDS encoding DUF2236 domain-containing protein produces MSPIAAPAPGALLDDTSVAWATAARWWAVLGGQRALLLQVAHPEVAAAVAEHSDWEARSLHRLVSTLTAMLRLSFGSASAAHAQSEALGRVHGSIVGRTADDVAYDATDPDAQAWVLATLIDSLWEVERRFVGRLTETDRDRSVVETRLLARSFNVDLDEFPIDAAGFRQWFGERADTLKPDDRSRSSARSILDPPLRWVPGSAKRFGAVLACDLLPPVVRERLELPAARPHEVARILAWQRRGRWTIPRLPGTLTLNPLVPWSLRRPAGQPHRSRSTR; encoded by the coding sequence GTGAGCCCGATCGCCGCGCCGGCGCCGGGAGCGCTGCTCGACGACACCTCGGTGGCCTGGGCGACCGCAGCCCGATGGTGGGCGGTGCTCGGCGGTCAGCGGGCCCTGCTGTTGCAGGTGGCCCACCCCGAGGTGGCCGCAGCGGTCGCCGAGCACTCGGATTGGGAGGCGCGCAGCCTGCACCGTTTGGTGTCGACGCTGACCGCCATGCTCAGGCTGTCCTTCGGGTCGGCGTCAGCGGCGCACGCCCAATCGGAGGCGCTCGGCCGGGTGCATGGGTCGATCGTGGGGCGGACCGCCGACGATGTGGCCTACGACGCCACCGATCCCGACGCCCAGGCCTGGGTGTTGGCCACCCTGATCGACAGCCTGTGGGAGGTCGAGCGCCGCTTCGTCGGCCGGCTCACCGAAACCGATCGCGACCGCTCGGTCGTCGAAACCCGGCTGCTGGCGCGGTCATTCAACGTCGATCTCGACGAGTTCCCCATCGACGCCGCCGGGTTCCGTCAATGGTTTGGCGAGCGGGCGGACACGCTCAAGCCCGACGATCGATCCCGCAGCTCGGCGCGATCGATCCTCGACCCGCCTTTGCGTTGGGTGCCCGGGTCGGCGAAGCGCTTCGGTGCGGTGCTGGCGTGCGACCTGTTGCCGCCCGTCGTGCGGGAGCGGCTGGAGCTGCCGGCGGCCCGGCCCCACGAGGTGGCCAGGATTCTGGCTTGGCAGCGTCGCGGCCGGTGGACCATTCCTCGGCTGCCCGGCACGCTGACCCTCAACCCGTTGGTGCCGTGGAGCCTTCGCCGGCCGGCCGGTCAGCCGCATCGTTCTCGCTCGACTCGGTGA